One segment of Metallosphaera cuprina Ar-4 DNA contains the following:
- a CDS encoding 50S ribosomal protein L22 has protein sequence MGSWIYPNIPLDDNRVGKAVIKNAQVSIKDLYNVCKAIRGMNVKEAQEFLQRVQERKESLPYWRYSHGASHKSNISKKWKVKSGRYPDKAVRYVLKALGNAMANAQGKGLDEDKLKIVHIAAHKGLLIKRFLPRAFGRATKKYNRTSHIEVIVGEV, from the coding sequence ATGGGTTCATGGATCTATCCCAATATACCTCTGGACGATAACAGAGTCGGAAAGGCTGTCATAAAAAATGCTCAAGTTTCAATAAAAGACCTTTATAACGTTTGTAAAGCAATAAGGGGAATGAACGTAAAAGAAGCTCAAGAGTTTCTACAAAGAGTACAGGAAAGAAAGGAATCACTTCCATATTGGAGATATAGTCACGGAGCATCTCATAAGTCTAATATATCTAAGAAATGGAAAGTGAAGAGCGGTAGATATCCAGATAAGGCTGTTAGATATGTTCTAAAGGCTTTAGGAAACGCAATGGCGAACGCTCAAGGTAAAGGGTTAGACGAGGATAAATTGAAAATAGTTCATATAGCTGCGCATAAAGGGTTATTAATTAAGAGGTTCCTTCCTAGAGCTTTTGGGAGGGCTACGAAGAAGTACAACAGAACCTCACATATTGAGGTTATAGTAGGTGAGGTGTGA
- a CDS encoding 50S ribosomal protein L23, translated as MIRESISTEKSVRLLESNNTLVLIVDRDDNKTTVKREVEKTFNVKVEKVNILITPNGEKKAYVKLSPEFKASDIAQKLGIL; from the coding sequence ATGATTCGGGAGAGTATCTCTACAGAAAAATCAGTGAGGCTCTTAGAGTCTAATAACACGCTAGTCTTAATTGTAGATAGAGACGATAACAAAACAACCGTAAAGAGAGAGGTCGAAAAGACCTTTAACGTTAAGGTAGAGAAGGTGAACATATTAATTACACCTAACGGAGAAAAGAAGGCCTACGTTAAGCTTTCTCCAGAGTTTAAAGCTTCTGATATAGCTCAGAAGCTAGGAATCTTATGA
- a CDS encoding 50S ribosomal protein L2 yields the protein MGKKLLQQRAGRGNINFRSPSWLRLGRARYPIIQGHHIAKIVDILHNPGMLEPVAKIKMDDGKQFYVPAVQGLVVGQKIEIGEGAPPAPGNIIPAREAPEGAYVCNLELHRGDGGRYARTAGVYGIITGKTEHKIAVRMPSGKITEIDSNALVTIGIIAGGGVLEKPLLKAGNNYWKYKVRASKWPNVRGVAMNVVSHPHGGGLHQSVSRSSTVARNTPPGRKVGHIAARRTGRRDRK from the coding sequence TTGGGTAAGAAGTTACTTCAACAAAGAGCTGGAAGGGGGAATATAAACTTCAGGAGCCCTAGCTGGTTAAGACTAGGGAGGGCTAGATATCCTATAATTCAAGGCCATCATATAGCAAAGATTGTAGATATACTACACAACCCAGGCATGTTAGAACCAGTAGCTAAAATAAAAATGGATGATGGTAAACAGTTCTATGTTCCAGCAGTACAAGGACTAGTCGTAGGTCAAAAGATAGAAATAGGTGAAGGGGCACCTCCCGCTCCAGGTAACATAATACCAGCTAGAGAAGCTCCAGAGGGAGCCTACGTGTGCAACTTGGAACTTCATAGGGGTGATGGAGGTAGATATGCACGTACTGCTGGCGTATACGGTATTATAACAGGTAAGACTGAGCATAAAATTGCGGTAAGAATGCCTTCAGGAAAAATAACAGAGATTGACAGCAACGCTTTGGTGACTATCGGGATAATAGCGGGTGGTGGTGTTCTGGAGAAGCCTCTACTAAAGGCTGGGAATAACTATTGGAAATACAAGGTTAGGGCATCTAAGTGGCCTAACGTTAGGGGCGTTGCAATGAATGTGGTTTCTCATCCACATGGTGGAGGTTTACATCAAAGCGTAAGTAGATCCAGCACAGTAGCTAGGAACACGCCTCCAGGAAGGAAAGTCGGTCATATCGCGGCACGTAGAACAGGAAGGAGGGATAGGAAATGA
- a CDS encoding 30S ribosomal protein S3, with product MVDIKKYFLQKSMTRVMVDEFLAKEYYNAEYAGSEISKTPMGTRVTIYAGRPAIIIGKDGKTIKRLAQILERYFNLESPQITVAQPEKPELNARVMAFRLAVTLEKGYHFRRAAFITIRKIMNAGALGAEVIVSGKITSERAKFEKLKEGIVYKTGNGLDVMVDRAIAIATLKMGIYGVQVVITKPLRTVDKILLKEKTETTSESTEAEVRVTNVRIIDEGGNISNTTAGGEEVGQKNE from the coding sequence ATGGTAGATATTAAAAAATACTTCCTGCAAAAATCAATGACAAGAGTGATGGTAGATGAGTTCTTAGCTAAAGAATATTACAACGCAGAATACGCCGGATCAGAAATAAGTAAAACGCCCATGGGGACTAGAGTGACAATATATGCAGGTAGACCGGCCATAATTATAGGGAAAGATGGTAAAACAATAAAGAGATTAGCTCAAATCTTAGAGAGATACTTTAACCTTGAAAGCCCGCAAATAACTGTAGCTCAACCAGAGAAGCCTGAACTTAACGCTAGAGTAATGGCATTTAGATTAGCAGTAACTTTAGAGAAGGGATATCATTTTAGGAGAGCCGCTTTCATAACAATAAGGAAAATAATGAACGCTGGTGCTCTAGGAGCTGAGGTAATAGTAAGCGGCAAGATAACTTCGGAGAGAGCCAAGTTTGAGAAATTGAAAGAAGGGATAGTATACAAAACGGGAAACGGATTAGATGTCATGGTGGACAGAGCAATAGCGATTGCTACTCTAAAGATGGGAATATATGGCGTCCAAGTAGTTATAACTAAACCACTTAGGACAGTAGATAAGATACTGCTTAAAGAGAAGACAGAAACTACATCAGAATCGACCGAGGCCGAAGTTAGAGTAACAAATGTAAGAATAATTGATGAGGGCGGCAATATTTCCAATACAACAGCTGGAGGGGAGGAAGTTGGGCAAAAAAATGAATGA
- the rpmC gene encoding 50S ribosomal protein L29: MNELRNLSEEDLRKRLEELKSDLLKRKAEARLGTLKNTSSIRNIRKDIARINTILSQKKSNEKK; this comes from the coding sequence ATGAATGAATTAAGGAACCTTTCTGAAGAAGATCTCAGGAAGAGACTTGAGGAGCTTAAGTCCGATTTACTTAAAAGGAAAGCCGAGGCTAGACTAGGTACTTTAAAAAATACTTCGTCCATAAGGAACATAAGAAAAGATATAGCAAGAATTAATACTATATTATCTCAGAAAAAGTCAAATGAGAAAAAATAA
- a CDS encoding 30S ribosomal protein S19: MSSDIIPVEWKKFKYRGKSLEELLNMPMDEFIKLLPSRKRRSLRKGFTTAERSLIEKIRKTRRDNRFDKPIKTHVRSLVILPEMIGLKFAVYNGKQFVEFQILPEMIGHYLGEFSIPVQKVEHGEPGLKATRSSLFMAMKG, encoded by the coding sequence ATGTCATCAGATATAATACCCGTAGAATGGAAGAAGTTTAAATATAGAGGTAAGTCTCTGGAAGAGTTACTAAACATGCCTATGGACGAGTTCATTAAACTTCTGCCTTCTAGAAAGAGAAGATCTCTTAGAAAAGGTTTCACGACAGCTGAGAGATCCTTAATAGAAAAGATAAGGAAAACAAGGAGAGACAACAGATTTGATAAGCCTATTAAGACTCATGTGAGGAGCCTGGTGATATTACCTGAGATGATAGGCTTAAAATTTGCAGTTTATAATGGGAAGCAGTTCGTTGAGTTTCAAATACTTCCAGAGATGATAGGCCATTATCTTGGTGAGTTTTCCATACCAGTGCAGAAAGTGGAGCATGGTGAACCTGGCCTTAAGGCAACCAGATCTAGCCTCTTTATGGCTATGAAAGGGTGA
- the rpl4p gene encoding 50S ribosomal protein L4: MFYILQEKEIQVLDLSGNKNKSILLPSIFSYPIRKDLIRRVFHSSFTKGLQPKGRDPMAGKRTTAKSFGINLGLARVPRVRGAGEGALAPNTVGGRLAFPPSTIERIHEEVNEREKRMAIVSALASTTVKDVVTKRGHRFTGELPLVVVDDLGKISKTKELQDILIKLGLEAELERASYRRIRAGKGKMRGRKYKRTVGPLLVVHDYSLPVVKAALNLPGVDIVSAKDVSVIHLAPGGHPGRLVIYTESSINILQNRFKGLIK; the protein is encoded by the coding sequence ATGTTTTATATACTCCAAGAAAAAGAAATTCAGGTATTAGATTTATCTGGAAATAAAAATAAGTCAATACTTCTTCCTTCCATATTCAGCTATCCAATTAGAAAGGATCTAATAAGGAGGGTATTTCACTCCTCATTCACAAAAGGTTTACAGCCTAAGGGAAGAGATCCTATGGCTGGTAAAAGAACTACTGCAAAGAGCTTTGGTATAAACCTAGGGCTTGCAAGAGTCCCTCGTGTAAGAGGAGCGGGAGAAGGTGCTCTAGCTCCAAATACGGTAGGAGGCAGATTAGCTTTTCCTCCATCAACAATCGAAAGGATTCATGAAGAGGTAAACGAGAGAGAAAAGCGCATGGCTATTGTGAGCGCATTAGCTTCGACTACGGTAAAGGATGTGGTAACTAAAAGAGGACACAGATTTACAGGAGAACTCCCGTTAGTAGTGGTCGACGATTTAGGGAAAATCTCAAAAACCAAGGAGTTACAGGACATCTTAATAAAATTAGGACTAGAAGCTGAACTTGAGAGGGCCTCTTATAGACGAATTAGAGCAGGAAAAGGAAAGATGAGAGGGAGGAAGTACAAGAGAACTGTTGGTCCCCTTCTAGTGGTTCACGATTACAGTTTACCAGTGGTTAAGGCAGCGCTTAACTTGCCGGGCGTAGACATAGTGAGCGCTAAAGACGTAAGTGTTATTCATCTGGCTCCTGGTGGTCATCCTGGCAGGTTAGTAATTTATACCGAATCATCAATTAACATTCTGCAGAACAGATTTAAGGGGCTGATCAAATGA
- a CDS encoding 30S ribosomal protein S17, with protein MSQVKVKNVGIPGVNPPSRECDDRDCPYHGSLKVRGIIIEGILIKNRAQKMGVVERTYLFYDHKYKRYERRSSRIHAKVPSCLEVKEGDKVVIAETRPIAKSVSFVVLGKR; from the coding sequence ATGTCTCAAGTTAAAGTAAAGAACGTGGGGATTCCTGGGGTCAACCCTCCTTCTAGGGAGTGTGATGACAGGGATTGCCCATACCATGGGAGTTTAAAGGTAAGAGGTATAATAATAGAGGGTATATTAATTAAAAATAGAGCCCAAAAAATGGGTGTAGTTGAGAGAACGTATCTCTTCTATGATCATAAGTACAAGAGATATGAAAGGAGATCGAGTAGAATTCATGCTAAGGTCCCTTCTTGTCTAGAAGTAAAGGAAGGGGACAAGGTAGTGATAGCAGAAACTAGGCCTATTGCTAAGTCAGTTTCTTTCGTGGTTCTTGGCAAGAGGTGA
- a CDS encoding ribonuclease P protein subunit: MRKNNFSFYDLIGGHLKIIAYSDHSLVGREGTIIYESERTIVIKDKRTFFTIIKANGIYEIDFKGQHITISGEALGGKPVKRLR; the protein is encoded by the coding sequence ATGAGAAAAAATAATTTTTCATTTTACGATCTTATAGGTGGACATTTAAAGATAATTGCTTATTCTGATCACTCTCTTGTTGGAAGAGAGGGGACAATTATCTACGAGTCAGAGAGAACGATAGTCATCAAGGACAAGAGAACTTTCTTTACCATAATAAAAGCAAATGGTATATATGAGATAGATTTTAAAGGACAACACATTACTATAAGTGGCGAAGCCTTAGGTGGTAAGCCTGTAAAAAGGTTGAGGTGA